The Rouxiella sp. WC2420 region AGCGCGGCGTCGTACTCATCGCCCTGATGCCCTTCCATAATCACGCGCGAGAGCTTCTCCAGATCGCTGTAGATGTTTTCGATCTCATCGGCCAGCTGTTCGATTTTAGTTTCGAACAGATCGAGTAGCAGCTCGTAGGCATTGCCGTCGGTCAGTTGCTGATTTCTGGCGCGCATGCGGTACAGGCGAAACGCCGGCAGTTCGCGCTCACGCAGAGTAAACAGGCGACCGTCGCGGATGGTAAATGCCACGGTGCTGTTACCAGCGTGATCTTCCGCGTCTTCGTAATAGAAGAAGGAGTGAATATGCAGGCCGTCTTCGTCTTCAAAAAAACGTGCCGACGCTTCGATATCGTCCAGTTCTGGCCGGGTTGCCAGACTTTGCCCTAATTCGTTCTGTACGCGATCGCGTTCCAGATCGTCAGGCTCAACCAAATCGACCCACAGAGACTCAGACAGAGAGGTCTCTGATTCATCCAGTTCCAAACGGGATAAGCGGCTGTTATCTAATTTAAAAGCACTCAGCATGTGCCCGTTCTCCCTAATGGTGACAGGTTTAGACAACGCATTGAAGCACTAGGGGAAACACAGGTGAAAGTCACCAGCATGTTTCAGACCCGATTCAGGTCTGACTCACAGCGACGGGTTGGAGCCGCTGACAACCAAGTTAAGCAGGATTCGATTATCCGCTCTCTGGCCGTCAGCAATGAGGGCCTAGGAGTGGAACCTGCTTAACAGATTATTGAGCCAGTATCGACTGGGTGCGTCCAAGGCGAAAATCCTCATAAATAATAGTGCGCGCATGTTACGCCGATAAGAAAAAGACTGTCAACCGGGAAGGTGCTTAATTCCGCAACATTTCGGCATGATTTTCAACCGTCCATCAACAGTCTGCCTGCTTACCCGCAAGACGTTTTTTGACTACACTCTGTAGCACACCAAATCGAAATTCGCCCCACCACTCCATACTTTTCAGGATCAAAAATGATTAAGCAAATTACCCGTGAAAATCTTGGCCAACTCGCGAGCAAAGCGGAACAATCGCCGCGCCTGCGCACCAATCTTAACCTGCATCCTGACGTCAACGATCCGGTACAACGACTGGCAGTGACCATGGAGCCACAAAGCTATGTGCGCATCCATCGCCATCCGCATACCTGGGAATTATTGAGCATTTTGAGCGGCCGTCTTGTTGTATTGATTTACAATTCAGAGGGAAAAATAACCGAACGGCTGGTGTTGGGTGAAGAGACACGAACGCTGGAAATTCCGGCGGGTATTTGGCACAGCGCGATTGCATTGGATAAAGGCACCACTTTCCTGGAAATTAAACAGGGGCCTTATGTCCCTGTGCCAGAGGAAGATACCTTCTCCGGCAGCCCGGCCGAAGGCGACGACAAATCCGCAGCGATTATGGCCTGGTATCCGGATGCCAAAGTGGGCGATACCGTGAAGTTTTAAGCTTTTAAACACAGAAAACGCCCAAACGAGGGCGTTATTGTCGTAGGCAGTTTGAGTGCTCTACTCATTGAATATCACATTTAAGCGCAAGCGTCGCGGCTATGTTGAGTGCGGACAGCGCGGAGAAACCGGAGCGTACATTAGTACGTGAGGATTTCGAGCACTGCCCAAGCTCAACAGAGCAAGTAAGCTAGCTTAAACCGCCTCAAGGCGGGCATAGGCGGCGACTAACCATTTAATGCCTTCGCCGGGGAAGGCGATCTGCAGGCGGCTGTGTTCACCGCTACCTTCCAGATTGACGATGGTGCCTTCACCGAATTTTGGATGACGCACTCGTTGCCCCAAAGCGAAGCCGCTGCTGTTTTCACTGAGCACCGGCGTGCCCATGCTGCGGTGTTTGACCTGACGCGTCACGCTGGCGCGTAACCGCACCTCTTCAACGCAGTTTTCCGGCAGTTCGCCAACAAAACGTGAAGGCCGATGATAGACCTCTTTACCGTACAATCGGCGAGTTTCGGCGTAGGTCAGAGTCAGCTTTTTCATTGCACGGGTTACGCCAACGTAGGCCAGTCGACGCTCTTCTTCAAGACGCCCGCCCTCATCCAGCGACATCTGGCTCGGGAACATCCCCTCTTCCATACCGACAATAAACACCTGCGGGAATTCCAGTCCTTTAGCCGAGTGCAGCGTCATCAGTTGCACCGCGTCCTGATAAGCATCTGCCTGCCCTTCTCCGGCTTCCAGCGCGGCGTGAGAAAGGAAAGCCTGCAACGGCATCAGATCCTGGTCTTCATCCTGATAGCTGAACTGACGCGTTGCCGTCACCAGTTCCTCAAGGTTTTCAATACGCGCCTGGCCTTTTTCGCCTTTTTCCTGCTCATACATGATAAACAGGCCAGAGTCTTTGATCACCCGGTCGGTCTGAACGTGCAATGGCATCTCTGCCGTTTCGTGCGCCAGCGCGTCTACCAGCTCGGTAAAGCGTTGTAGTGAAGACGCTGCGCGACCGGCCAATACCTTTTCCTGCAACAGCACGCGAGTTGCCTGCCACATAGTCAGCTGACGATCGCGAGCCGTTTGACGCACCACTTCGAGGGTGCGATCGCCGATGCCACGCGTCGGAGTATTCACCACGCGCTCAAAAGCGGCATCGTCGTTGCGGTTAGCCATCAGGCGAAGGTAAGCCAACGCGTCTTTAATTTCCTGACGTTCGAAGAATCGCTGGCCACCGTAGATGCGATATGGCATCGCCATCTGCAATAAAGCCTCTTCCAGCACGCGCGATTGGGCATTGCTGCGATAAAGAATCGCGCAGTCGTTCAGCGCCCCACCGTTGTCCTGCCACGCCTTGATGCGGTTAACCACGAAGCGGGATTCATCTAGCTCGTTAAACGCACAGTAAAGAGAAATGGGTTCGCCTTCGACACCCTCGGTCCAGAGGTTTTTACCCATACGGCCATTGTTATTGGCAATCAGCGAGTTGGCAGCGGTCAGAATGGTGCTGGTGGAACGATAGTTCTGCTCGAGGCGAATAGTTTCCGCGCCGGGGAAATCCTGCAGGAAACGCTGGATGTTTTCCACCTGCGCACCACGCCAGCCGTAGATTGACTGGTCATCGTCGCCGACGATCATCACGTTGTTATTTTCACCGCACAGCAGGCGGATCCAGGCGTACTGAATGCTGTTGGTATCCTGGAACTCGTCCACCATCAGGTTGGTAAAACGCTCACGGTAGTGTTGCAAGATATGCGGCTTGTTCAGCCACAGCTCGTGAGCGCGCAGCAGCAGCTCGGCGAAATCCACCAGACCGGCGCGATCGCAGGCTTCCTGATAGGCCTGATAAATCCTCAGCCAGGTAGCTTCAACTGGATTACCATAGCTTTCAACGTGTTGAGGACGAAGACCTTCATCTTTTTTGCCATTGATGTACCACATAGCCTGACGCGGCGGCCACTGTTTGTCGTCGATGTTCAGCGCTTTGATAATACGCTTGAGCAGGCGGAGCTGGTCGTCGCTGTCGAGGATCTGGAAGTCCTGCGGCAAATTGGCGTCAAGATGATGGGCGCGCAGCAGGCGGTGAGCCAGGCCGTGGAAAGTACCAATCCACATGCCACCCTGGCTGGTGCCAATCAGCTGTTCAATACGGTGGCGCATTTCGGCTGCGGCCTTGTTGGTAAAGGTCACCGCCATAATGGAATACGGGGAGCAGTTCTCTACTGACAGCAGCCAGGCGATGCGATGCACCAGAACTCGGGTTTTCCCGCTGCCTGCACCTGCCAGCACTAAAAGATTGCTGCGCTTGGCGCCTACGGCTTCGCGTTGTTTTTCATTAAGGCTGTCGAGCAGGTCAGAAACGTCCATAAGCACCGTTTGTCTGGATAGAGAATTGCATCCACGGGAAGGTCGAAGAAATTTCGACCACCCCAAGGAGGTTTACTGCTGTTATATACAGTATATTATCACAAAAGGCTACCCGAGGTATCACAGTAGCGTGGTGAGAGAGCTTAGTGCGTTGATCTCGATGTGCGGCAACAGGCGCGCATCGGGAATAGTCATCAGATTACCCTGACGCAGGTTGATCCAGCAGGCCTGCATGCCACAGCGAACAGAACCGGCGACGTCTGTGGTCAAGTCGTCGCCAACGTGGAGAATGTTGGCTAGCGGCAAGTCAAGACGCTCGGCCGCCAGTTGGTACATGTCGTCCCACGGCTTGGCGCGCCCGTCCCGCCCGGCAACCAGTGTAAACTCGAAATGCTTCGACAGGCCGCACAGGTCGGGATTGGCATTGCCGTTGGTGATCGCCACCAGCGGGAATTTTTTGCCCAGCGCGGCAAGCGTGTCGTGGGTTTCCTGCGGTACATCAATGCGGCTGCGCCATTGAGCAAAGTTCTGCATCGTAGCTTCGGCACCGGCTGTGGATTCTGCCTCGCTCAACCCGCGACGCAGCAACGTGTGGTACAGCGCCTTATGACGCCACGCGGTAACGTCATGATAAATTTCTGCATCCTGTTCGAGCAGCTCCGCTCGCACCGCCCGCCATTCTGCCGATTCGATATCTGCGGTCGCCGGATGGTACTGACGCAAAAACTGCATCGTTTCCGACTCGGTACGGACAATCACCGGATAGTTATCGTAAAGCGTATCGTCGAGATCGAATGTGATCGCCTCGATCTGTTGCAGGGGACGGTAGAACTTCATCAGGATTTTCCTCGTTTAGCGCGGGGATGCGCGGCATCGTAAACTGACGCCAAATGTTGAAAGTCGAGATGGGTATAGATTTGCGTGGTCGACAGGTTGGCGTGGCCCAGTAACTCCTGGACGGCGCGCAAATCACCACTCGACTCCAGAACGTGCGTCGCAAAGGAATGGCGCAGCTTGTGGGGATGAATATGACTGTTCACGCCCTGCTTGATGCCCCACTCTGCAAAGCGCTTTTGCACGTTGCGGGTTGAAATTCTTCGGCCCTGATTAGATAAAAACATCGCGTCATCTTCAGGTCCGAACAGGTCACGCAGCGCCAGCCAGTTCTCAAGCCAGGTGACCGCCGTGCGGCCAATCGGCAGTTTTCGCTCTTTGCTCCCTTTACCCATCACCCAAACTTCGCCGGAGGGTAAATCAACGTGTCCGAGATTTATGCCCACCAACTCAGATAAACGCAGGCCCGCGCCATACATTACTTCGAGCATAGCGCGATCGCGAACCGCGAGCGGATCATTGAGGTCGATATTCAGTAACTGCCCGACTTCATCGACGTCGATATTTTTAGGCAGATGGCGCGGCGCGCGCGGGGTAGAAATTCCTTTGGCTGGATTAGCCTTGAGCACGCCCTGATGCACCTGCCAGTCAAGGAAGCTGCGCAACGCCGAAAGGCGCAATGCCAAGCTGGACGCGCCGAGACCCGCGCGTTTACTGCGAGCTGTGAGCATGCGAACTTTGGCGGCGTCAAGGTCGCGCCAGTCAGTCAGATTCAGATCGGCAGCCATGCCAATCAGCGCCTGAAGTTGATGGTGATAACTGCTTTGCGTTAGCGGGCTGAGCTGGCGCTCGACCCGCAGATAACGTAAGAATGCCTCGACCGCGGGTTGCAGTGGCGAGTCAGTTTGACTCATGCGCGCTCTATCCAGCGCGACACCAGGCCGGGTAGCATTTTTGCCAGCTGGTCGAGCATCACGGTGCCCATTCCTGCCTGATAGTGTTGCGGATCGCGGCTGCTGAAAATCAGCATCCCCAATTCGCCTTCCTGGCCCATCAGCGACAGCGCAACTGAGCCGACCGCCTTGGCCTGAGGCAGAACCAGCAACAGTTCCGGGCCGTTAAGACTGCCGAGGAAATGGTGGGTATCACCAAGTCTTTGAATACGTAAAGATTCAAACGAGCTGCGCGTCAAAGCTAGATGCGTGAAATCGGAAGGCGCGCCAATTCGCCAGCTTTCGCTAAACAGCCGAACGTTGGCACCCGCCAATCCAAAACCTCGGCCCCAGCGTTGCAAACGGTTAAGCATGTCTTGCAGGCTGGTAGCGTCGGCGAGATTGGCTTGCAGCTCAATCAGGCGGCCAAACAGGGTTTCATTAATGGTCGCCTGTTCCATCAGCAGGGTAATTTCTTCTTCCAGCCGGGAAATCTGGTTACGTTGACGTCCAAGCTGCCATTCCACCAGCGAGATACTGCCTTTCACCGGGTGCGGAATGTGCATTTGCTCAACGCTGCGCGAGTTTCTAATAAAAAAATCAGGGTTTTGCAGCAAATACTGCATTACCAGCTCGTCATCAAGCTCGGCAACGTTGGCGCTTTCTATCTGATCATCAAGATTGTTCATAGATGAATGAATCCGTCATAAACATGGGTGGCAGGTCCGGTCATAAACAGCGGATGGCCCGGCCCTTTCCAGCGAATGTTGAGGCTGCCTCCCGGCAGGTCCACCTGAACTTCTTCCGCAAGCAGCCCTTGATGTATGCCAATTGCGACTGCTGCACAGGCACCGCTTCCGCAGGCCTGCGTTTCTCCCGCACCACGCTCGTACACTCGCAGCTTGATGCTGGCGGTGTGAATCACCTGCATAAAACCGACGTTAACACGTTCTGGAAAACGTTCGTGACTTTCGAGCAGTGGGCCAAGATGTTCTACGCCGGCAGTGACCACGTCGTCAACCTGTAACACGCAATGAGGATTGCCCATCGAGACGACGCCACACAGTACAGTGTGTTCTTCTGCCCGTAAAATATAGGTTTTTTCAGGTTTAGGGGCACGGAAAGGAATTTGCTGCGGCTCAAAAATCGGCTCGCCCATATTCACTTCAACCAGCTCGTCTTCCGTCACCGTGAGAGTCATGCGCCCGTTTTGGGTGCTGACCTGAATTTCACGTTTGTTGGTTAGCCCCTTGATACGGACAAAACGGGCGAAACAGCGTGCCCCGTTGCCGCACTGCATGACTTCGCTGCCGTCGGCGTTGAAGATGCGATAATGAAAATCCAGTTCAGGATCGTAAGGAGGCTCGACGACCAGCAATTGGTCGAAGCCGACGCCTCGGTTACGATCGGAAAGTCGGCGGATCAGTTCGGGAGAGAAGTAAACATTTTGGGTGACGGCGTCAACGACCATAAAGTCATTGCCCAGGCCGTGCATTTTAGCGAACTGCATATCTTACTCCGCTTGACCTCTGGCCATCGCCAGAAGAGTGATCCTGTTGCTTGACGATTAGTAAAGCTGCCCGCTGTTTTTAGCCGCGTCTTTATCAGGAGAAACACCGGTTGCCTGATTCGCGTTAGGCGCTACTGCTTTTTGGTTGGCAGATTTAGCGGCTGGCGGGAAGTACAACGGCCCTTTCAATCCACAGCCGGAAAGTGCAAACAGGGCCATAGCAGCCATAGAGCAACGTAGTGCGGTTTTCATATGCAAATTTTTCATTTTGATTGTTTTCATTTTAACCAGGATCTGCGATCCACCGTCCAAGCTCTCTATAATCGCAGTTGGATCATGAAAAGCAATAGGAATCGATTATCAAAAACAGGGAACAGTCGCGTAGGCTATCGACAGATCAGTGGATTTGAAACTGCTGCGCCAGGCTGGCAGGTTCCGAACCGACTTCCGGCACCGCCGCGTAAAGGTGCGACAGAACGTTGCTGCGGAAAGGGATAACCTGGGTACGCCCTTCAAGCGAGACAATCTGGTAGAACTGCGGCAAGTTAAAATTCACAAAACTTGAACCGTAGGTGAATCGATCGTGGGATGACGAATAAAAACGGCTGACGTCGCGCACCAGATCTTCTTTGCTGCCTTCGCAATGGTGATAAACCTCGACGCGATTCGACTCATCCAGAATATAGATGTTAAAGCCGACCTCATCGCTGCTGGTTTCGAAGAAAAACTGGATGATCCCTTCGCTGGCGTAGCCGTCAACTACCGACGGCAGATGCACCTGTGAGGTATCCATTTTGACCGACAAACCGTGCAGTTTGTTATTGGAGATAGCGCCGTAGAATTCGATGGCGTTTTCGAGTTTTTGCACCGAAACGGAGAGACGTTCGAAGAACAGTCCCCAGGTCTGACCGGAAACTCTCACCGCTTTGAAACGACCTGGCTCAAGGCGCTTGCTCGACAGGCGCAACTCAATGCATTCAGACACTAACTGCTGAATACGGGTGCGGATCAGGCCGCGCAAATGCTGGCTATAGCAGAAGACTTCTACAGACTCCGGCGGCGCGGCATCCTGATGCATTTTACCCAGGATGGTTTTCAGCGCTTCAAGCACCGCTTGCTCACTGCTGAAATGCAAGGTACGCACTTCATTCCACGAGTTGCGATACAGCAGGTCAATACTGCCCACCAGGCACTGCTGCTGTTCGCCGAAGCTGAATACGTCGAGCTTGCGGAAATCAAAATGCACCACCTGATTACGAAATGCCGCGGTCGGATCGTGCTCTAGATTGACGATGATCGACAAATGACGGATTTCACAAGGGCTATACAGCGCCTTTGGCGTCGGGGCAGGCAGGCGGATAGGGAAATTGTTTGAGATATCTGCCACCAGCTCGCGCAGCTTGGAGATATCACATAAGTTGCTGCTTTTGATGTGCAGACGCGTAGTCGGCGTCAGCAGCCCGTTGAAATAGGCCCAGGCCACCAGCTTGCTTAGGTAGCGGTTATATTCCAGCGGTTGATGGCTGATAATCGAATCCATCGACGGCGACTGATTATAGAGATACCAGCCTGTCCGATTGGCGCGCCCGGTCGGAACGTGAATAAAGGTCAAATCGCTTTCGGAAAGGTCAGGCGAAATCTGTGGGTTAACCAGCGTGACTTTACCCGGCAGCGCTTCAAAGGCGGCATACA contains the following coding sequences:
- the corA gene encoding magnesium/cobalt transporter CorA, which codes for MLSAFKLDNSRLSRLELDESETSLSESLWVDLVEPDDLERDRVQNELGQSLATRPELDDIEASARFFEDEDGLHIHSFFYYEDAEDHAGNSTVAFTIRDGRLFTLRERELPAFRLYRMRARNQQLTDGNAYELLLDLFETKIEQLADEIENIYSDLEKLSRVIMEGHQGDEYDAALSTLAELEDIGWKVRLCLMDTQRALNFLVRKARLPGGQLEQAREVLRDIESLLPHNESLFQKVNFLMQAAMGFINIEQNRIIKIFSVVSVVFLPPTLVASSYGMNFQFMPELKLEFGYPAALVLMLLAGLAPYLYFKRKNWL
- the uvrD gene encoding DNA helicase II codes for the protein MDVSDLLDSLNEKQREAVGAKRSNLLVLAGAGSGKTRVLVHRIAWLLSVENCSPYSIMAVTFTNKAAAEMRHRIEQLIGTSQGGMWIGTFHGLAHRLLRAHHLDANLPQDFQILDSDDQLRLLKRIIKALNIDDKQWPPRQAMWYINGKKDEGLRPQHVESYGNPVEATWLRIYQAYQEACDRAGLVDFAELLLRAHELWLNKPHILQHYRERFTNLMVDEFQDTNSIQYAWIRLLCGENNNVMIVGDDDQSIYGWRGAQVENIQRFLQDFPGAETIRLEQNYRSTSTILTAANSLIANNNGRMGKNLWTEGVEGEPISLYCAFNELDESRFVVNRIKAWQDNGGALNDCAILYRSNAQSRVLEEALLQMAMPYRIYGGQRFFERQEIKDALAYLRLMANRNDDAAFERVVNTPTRGIGDRTLEVVRQTARDRQLTMWQATRVLLQEKVLAGRAASSLQRFTELVDALAHETAEMPLHVQTDRVIKDSGLFIMYEQEKGEKGQARIENLEELVTATRQFSYQDEDQDLMPLQAFLSHAALEAGEGQADAYQDAVQLMTLHSAKGLEFPQVFIVGMEEGMFPSQMSLDEGGRLEEERRLAYVGVTRAMKKLTLTYAETRRLYGKEVYHRPSRFVGELPENCVEEVRLRASVTRQVKHRSMGTPVLSENSSGFALGQRVRHPKFGEGTIVNLEGSGEHSRLQIAFPGEGIKWLVAAYARLEAV
- a CDS encoding WbuC family cupin fold metalloprotein; the encoded protein is MIKQITRENLGQLASKAEQSPRLRTNLNLHPDVNDPVQRLAVTMEPQSYVRIHRHPHTWELLSILSGRLVVLIYNSEGKITERLVLGEETRTLEIPAGIWHSAIALDKGTTFLEIKQGPYVPVPEEDTFSGSPAEGDDKSAAIMAWYPDAKVGDTVKF
- a CDS encoding class I adenylate cyclase encodes the protein MYLYIETLKQRLDAINQLRVDRAVVAQGPAFQQVYSLLPVLLHHHHPLMPGYLEGKVPHGVCIFTPDESQQTYLNTLAEKWGSPFEPTVKGELPITGVYSMGSTSSIGQSQSSDLDIWVCHQSWLDNEERNRLQEKCLLLEKWAASMGVEVSFFLIDENRFRHNESGSLSGEDCGSTQHILLLDEFYRTAVRLAGKRILWNMVPGEEEAHYDEYVLSLYSQGALTPNEWLDLGGLSTLSAEEYFGASLWQLYKSIDSPYKAVLKTLLLEAYSWEYPNTQLLAMDIKQRLHQGEIVCFGLDAYCMMLDRVTRYLTQVEDFTRLDLVRRCFYLKVHEKLSRTRATVGWRREILTQLVSEWGWSEERLAILDNRANWKIERVREAHNELLDAMMQSYRNLIRFARRNNLSVSASPQDIGVLTRKLYAAFEALPGKVTLVNPQISPDLSESDLTFIHVPTGRANRTGWYLYNQSPSMDSIISHQPLEYNRYLSKLVAWAYFNGLLTPTTRLHIKSSNLCDISKLRELVADISNNFPIRLPAPTPKALYSPCEIRHLSIIVNLEHDPTAAFRNQVVHFDFRKLDVFSFGEQQQCLVGSIDLLYRNSWNEVRTLHFSSEQAVLEALKTILGKMHQDAAPPESVEVFCYSQHLRGLIRTRIQQLVSECIELRLSSKRLEPGRFKAVRVSGQTWGLFFERLSVSVQKLENAIEFYGAISNNKLHGLSVKMDTSQVHLPSVVDGYASEGIIQFFFETSSDEVGFNIYILDESNRVEVYHHCEGSKEDLVRDVSRFYSSSHDRFTYGSSFVNFNLPQFYQIVSLEGRTQVIPFRSNVLSHLYAAVPEVGSEPASLAQQFQIH
- the xerC gene encoding tyrosine recombinase XerC, with translation MSQTDSPLQPAVEAFLRYLRVERQLSPLTQSSYHHQLQALIGMAADLNLTDWRDLDAAKVRMLTARSKRAGLGASSLALRLSALRSFLDWQVHQGVLKANPAKGISTPRAPRHLPKNIDVDEVGQLLNIDLNDPLAVRDRAMLEVMYGAGLRLSELVGINLGHVDLPSGEVWVMGKGSKERKLPIGRTAVTWLENWLALRDLFGPEDDAMFLSNQGRRISTRNVQKRFAEWGIKQGVNSHIHPHKLRHSFATHVLESSGDLRAVQELLGHANLSTTQIYTHLDFQHLASVYDAAHPRAKRGKS
- a CDS encoding DUF484 domain-containing protein, producing MNNLDDQIESANVAELDDELVMQYLLQNPDFFIRNSRSVEQMHIPHPVKGSISLVEWQLGRQRNQISRLEEEITLLMEQATINETLFGRLIELQANLADATSLQDMLNRLQRWGRGFGLAGANVRLFSESWRIGAPSDFTHLALTRSSFESLRIQRLGDTHHFLGSLNGPELLLVLPQAKAVGSVALSLMGQEGELGMLIFSSRDPQHYQAGMGTVMLDQLAKMLPGLVSRWIERA
- the yigB gene encoding 5-amino-6-(5-phospho-D-ribitylamino)uracil phosphatase YigB, whose product is MKFYRPLQQIEAITFDLDDTLYDNYPVIVRTESETMQFLRQYHPATADIESAEWRAVRAELLEQDAEIYHDVTAWRHKALYHTLLRRGLSEAESTAGAEATMQNFAQWRSRIDVPQETHDTLAALGKKFPLVAITNGNANPDLCGLSKHFEFTLVAGRDGRAKPWDDMYQLAAERLDLPLANILHVGDDLTTDVAGSVRCGMQACWINLRQGNLMTIPDARLLPHIEINALSSLTTLL
- a CDS encoding lipoprotein; its protein translation is MKTALRCSMAAMALFALSGCGLKGPLYFPPAAKSANQKAVAPNANQATGVSPDKDAAKNSGQLY
- the dapF gene encoding diaminopimelate epimerase; amino-acid sequence: MQFAKMHGLGNDFMVVDAVTQNVYFSPELIRRLSDRNRGVGFDQLLVVEPPYDPELDFHYRIFNADGSEVMQCGNGARCFARFVRIKGLTNKREIQVSTQNGRMTLTVTEDELVEVNMGEPIFEPQQIPFRAPKPEKTYILRAEEHTVLCGVVSMGNPHCVLQVDDVVTAGVEHLGPLLESHERFPERVNVGFMQVIHTASIKLRVYERGAGETQACGSGACAAVAIGIHQGLLAEEVQVDLPGGSLNIRWKGPGHPLFMTGPATHVYDGFIHL